A segment of the Capra hircus breed San Clemente chromosome 19, ASM170441v1, whole genome shotgun sequence genome:
aaataatgagCAGAGGAACCAGTCTGCTGAGAGTAAGATcagagttttggttttttttttaaagaagatatccAAGTGAAATTAAAATCCCACTCCCTCCCTGCTTAAGCCCTCCTCTCGCAAACTACCCATTACCTCATCTCCAATGTGTGAGACGGCACAGAGGGTAGCTACATTTTATTCTGTGAAAACAAGTCTCTTAGATTTCCCATgcatatttctctatttttaaagggCTGCTTTCCAGCTCAGTGTTTTAACCAACCCGGTGTCTAGAAGGTGATGCTTTATACAAGCAATTTCACAAGGCTCAGAACTAACCGTATTTACTCACTCCTTAAAACAAAACTGCAGTTGCACGTTATTTCctttataagtttattttttaaagtgtttaaaaatattgagaaGCTAAGTCCTTTCGACATTCTTTTACGCAAATTAAAGTGCCGGCCTCGATTCCTCACCACCACCGCCCCCAGCCCTTCCCACCCACAGGCTTTCTCTAAGACACAGTCACCCCATGGGCTGGTCCTGGACGCGCAGCCGCACCCGGCCCTGCCGAGATCCTCCCAGACCTCACGCCTTTTGTTCTCAGCTTCAGTTTATGAGGCAGAGTGAGAGCTCAGGGGTGTGCAAAGCAACCTCTGAGGGAAATTCAGGAGATTAAGCTTGGGGGTTGGGCAGGGATAGGAGGACCCTGGGGAAGAAATCTGGAGGCCCTTTCTACAGGTTAAAGGCTGGGCTGAGTTCCTCTCAGAATCCAGTCATTTCTAAAATTAGGCACCACTCACTCTGGTTTCCTCTTGCCAGGAGGGCTGCTAAGCTTTTCTGCCTTCTGGTAAGGCCAGAACAGGCAGGGATGGGCTACTACCCAAGGTGGGCAGTGGAAGGCGAAAGCACATGAGGACAGCTGCTTACTCACAGGCTCATCGCATCTTAATATCATTCAAATCAACATAAACACAGCACTTCTGTTTGCATGCGGGCCAACACAAACACTACTCAGAAAGCTGACTTTCCATTTGTGAATTTAGAAGCGGGCGGGGGGTTGCCCAGGAGGGGATGTCGCATTTTCActtgttcttttaaatattcCCTCGTAGAACAGAACACTGTGATTAAATAGGGCAGATGAATTGAATGTTATAATCACACTCACCTTGTTCTCAGTGAGCACAAATGTGAATGTCACAGGCACGTGTGAGCCCAGGCTTTCTCAGGTCGCACTGGAGCTCAGCACTCGGTCCAGGTGACAGGACTCATCCAGAAACCCCAGGCACACAGAAGGGGGTGGGATCTCagcagtcagtcagtcagctGGGTGCACAACCTTCCTGGCACATGAGGCCTCAGATCACAGGTTAAAGGTTCCCAAAACCGCAAGAGTTACAGGTTTTCTGTGAAACGCCACTAAGCCCTTCTGCAACCACCCTCTCCCTACGGTAACAGAGAGCACTGTAGGCGTGGCACCGGGGGCATCGCGGAGGGGCGGCTGATGCCCGTCTCATACCTGCCCCTACTTCAGCAGTTACACCACCTGCAGGGGCCTTTGCTTCTCCTCCTCCGTGAGCCAGGCAGCTCAGGCTGGTTCTTCATTAGCTTGTTAGCCAGCATCCTGACTCTAAGGCTCTGCTCCTCCATTTCAGCTCCTGGTCCCCAAATGAGCAAGACTTCCCTGGTCACACCCACAGCCCGTGAAGCCGGCTTCAAGTAGAAGCGCTCagaaaggaaagcaaaggaaaagcgGTGACCTGCTTCCTTAAAAACCACCGAGGCTGAGCTACACAGGAGCCAGCAAGGCTCAGACACCACCAAATCACAGGAGGAAAATGAGCCTTCTCAAAGAGCGGAAACCAAAAAAGCCACACTACATCCCCAGGCCCCCAGGAAAGCCGTTCAAGTACAAGTGTTTCCAGTGTCCCTTTACTTGCAATGAAAAGTCACATCTTTTCAACCACATGAAATACGGTCTTTGTAAAAACTCCATCACTTTAGTGTCTGAGCAAGATCGCGTTCCCAAGTGCTCCAAACCAAACTCTTCGGACCCTAAGCAAACCAATCAGCCTGACCCTGTGGTGAAGCCCACCTCTTCCAAGCCTGTCCCAAGCGGGCTCTCACACCTGGATGCCAAGCTCCAACACGGCCTCGCCAAGGACGACATCAAGGAAAACCTGGACCTGCCCACACGCGGGCCTCACAGGTGCCTTGGACAGAAGCCCACTCCCCACAAGGAAGCAGCACCCCCAAGCCCAGCCCCAGAAGCTGCCGTGGGCACCCAGCCTGTTCTGGAAGGAGCTGTCCGGCCTTCAGCGTTCGTTCCAGTGGGGGAACACAGACTCAAAGGGCAGGAGCTCACGGAGACTCCTGAAGCGCTGGCCCTGACCCACGCCCCTGCCAAAGCCGCCTCTTTCCACACCAAGTCTGCCTTCCACACCCCTGGCTACCCCTGGAGAGCTGGCTCACCCTTCCTCACACCTGAGTTTCCACATAAAATCCCATCCACAAAGGGCTTTGGTGCCGCTTCCCCGTATGTGCACCCCAGCATCACGGAGTACCCGCCTCATTTTTACACAGAGCACGGACTGGCCACCATCTACTCACCCTACCTACTCGCAGGGAACTCACCCGAGTGTGACAGCTCCCTTCTGTCTGTCTACGGGGCCCAAGACCAAAGACACTTTCTGCCTCACCCAGGGCCCATCCCTAAGCACCTAAACCCGGCTCCCTCCACATACGACCATTACAGATTCTTCCAGCACTATCACTCTAGCCTGCCAATTCCTTACGGATTTTACAGACCAGAGTCTGCGTTCTCCTCCTACGGCCTCAGACTCCCACCCGTGGCTGGCATTTCACGGGACCAAAGCTCGCATCTACTGGAAGAAGCTGCCCTAGGTTACCAGGCCTTGAGTCCCTCCAAGTTAAACTCCTCCAACTCCCACAAAAAACACACAGAGTTGGAGAAGGAGAGTCCGACTCCCGAGGCTAAAGAACCTTCCAAAGATGGGCAGAGGGACACGGAAGGGACCAAAATGAGCCCACGAGCGGGCAGCGCGGCCACAGGCTCCCCAGGAAGGCCGAGTCCCACCAACTTCACACAGACAAGCCAGCCGTGCGCTGGCCTGTGCGGCCTCCCAGATGGGCCCGCCTCTGGTGCCCCAGGAAGGATCCTACCACCTGAACAGGGCCTCGCAGCCTTCAAGCCCATCAAGAAGAACACGGAGCACCCACATTCCCAGGCCCCAGACAGCAGAGTGGTATCTCCGAAAAGGTAAGCGAGTCCATTTTCTAAACCTCTGAAGTCATGTCTCTGGTTGGGCTCAGTCAGAGGGAATGGCACTTGCCCAAACCCCCCGTGGGCAGGGTCCCTTAGCAAGGTCCCTGTGACgccctctctgtgtctctttcagcCTCGAGGCCTTGAGCACAGACGCTCCAACTCAGCTGGTGAGCCTGGAGGCTGCCCCCTCCAGCCCGGAGGACGGCTCCAGGGCAGCCCCGCTGAACCTGTCCACAAAACCAGAGGCTGAGCCGGCTGCCGCGTGCAGCCCTGCCCACGGAGGATTCGTGGAGCCGCAGGATGCGCCCCTCAACCTCTCAGTGAAGGACCCCTGCAACGCCCTGACCTCAAGGCCCTCTATGTGCAGCCCCCCTCGAGGGGCCGAGCctgccactgcccccaccccctctccaACTCAGCAGAGGGAACCTGCAAGTTCTGGGGACGGGCCTGACCCCAGCTCTGTGGAGGCCCCGGTGCCCAGCCCCACTGGGAAGGCCCAGGATATACGTGCAGCTGACAGCGATGAGCAGAAGCAGACAGCGGCTGTGGCCCTCTGCCAACTGGCAGCCTACAGCCCAGGGAATGTCGAGCCCGCGGCCCACGAGCCCACCTGCCAGCCAGATGCACCCACCCCCAGGGCCCTAGAGAGCCAGGAGGCTCAGTGCGACCTCAGACCCAAAGGGCAAAAGAGGACgagccccagggaggcagggaagggccAGCAGGGATCCAAAAAGGCAAAGCCCAGTGACACAGCCAGAGTGTTCACACTCCGGAAGAGAACTCGGGTGTCTTAGAGCCGCTCCCTGGCGGCCAGAGCTGCGGCCACAAACACGACTTGCAATGTAGGCAAGACAGCAGCAAACCCCCCCCCGGCCCTCATTTCTCTCGTCTGGTCAATCTTGACAACTGAGTTGTCTTCTtcacaaaataggaaaaaaaaaaaaaaatttaagataaagCTGCAACTCAACCCAGTTTTGTAAATATTAAGCATAAACGTTAAAAGGTGCTTCTACTTCTGGCTGTAAAATATTTGAATGACTCACACTTTAGGACCTGATGCAAAATGTCAAATGAAATGCACAGGACCGAAAGGTAACTTTTAAGTGTTAGCATCTTAGAGGAActctctttaaaaatacttttcttatttttaattgtttttttctattatgtCTACTATGTGTTTCAAAGTAAAGAACAATTACTGGGGGGAAAAATGCCAGGAAAAGACATTTCCAGTACTAGCATTAAAGTGCTAGATGTAAAAACGCTGTTTGTTATGACTGAATCACAGACAGCAAGAGGCtatttatacaagtaatttattTCCACTGGGAAGAGTGCATTGCTGGGGAAGCTATTCTCAACGTGCTCTGTCTTCTCTACATTACGGTGCGTCTTCTGACACATTCGGCCTGGTTTTCCACTTCCTAAAATGATGTACATGTTGCTAATTCTCCAATAAACTCATAGGTAAAATTTGAGGCTACGTAAAAAGAAGATAAGCATAAATGCTGTGTTATATTTTGCAACAATAAATAAACtcgatgaaaaagaaaaagaactgaggCAGCAGCAATTAAAACTGAGGGTGAGGAtgcctcagtgtgtgtgtgaggtgcaTGCGCGTCCACTGTCCACCAGGAGCCATCAAGCCGGGGTGAGTGCACGTGCCTGGGGTGCCCGTGGAGACCAAACgcccagggcctcagtttcctaggCCACTGCCTAAAAAGCCACAGGGCCCCTCACCCTTCACAAAGGCCATTCCCCACTGTTCAGAGGGTGCCTCTCAAAAACACAACGTGTGGGGAGAGGGGGTCAAGAAAGGGCCTAGAAACGGTGGCATGGAGCTAAGCTGATTGGACTGAGTGAGCTCTCTCCACAAGACAGGAGGCTTCAACACAACTTTGACCAACACAGGGGCAGTCCCAATAGAGCCATCCAATGAGAATAAGCACTGCTAAAGCTAACACCTGCCGTTCCCAGTGACATGCACGTATAACAAGGCTTCTCAGTGCTTACAGCCAAAAAcgtaaaagttttaaataaaaagttgccTTGTTCTAGATATAAGCACTATTCACCAAAagactgtttagtcactaagttatgtccgactcttgcaaactcatggactgtagcccgccaggctcctctgtccatggatttcccaggcaagaatacaggagtgggttgccatttccttctccaggagatctatcCAACCCAACGATCAAATCcccatctcctgtgctggcaggcagattcataccACAGAAAGACAGCCTGAAGTAAAAATCCAGCTGGTTAATAGTTGCATTTCAATAAGGTATTATTTTCAGTTGTTTTGATCAAGATTATACTAATAACTAATTCTGTAAAAACTCAATCTAGAAAACTTCTTAAACAATTAGTATCTTTTGGCAGAAcaaatgtgaagagctgatgtcTGCGTACAGACATCCTCATGCTGTAGACACTTGACAGAGAGATCAACAGAAGATTCTCAAGCACAGAAACATGTTACATTAGGAAAAGATCCTCTGGGAAAAGTAAATGGAAATACAAGTTCAAGGAGACGAAGGATAAAGTCCCTGCATTTTAGATGGAGTGTGGTGTATTCCAAGGCATCACGTTGCCTGGATCCCACCAGACACATCCCAAGCAGTGATGCAGAGGCTTTCTGTTAAAACGACagcattcatgggatttccctggcggtctagtggttaagatctgCTTCcgaggcaggaggcctgggttcagtctctgggccagggaactagatcccacatgctggaactaagacctggtacagccaaacaaATAGTTTTTAcaagaaatttgttttaaataacaaggacttccctgaggatcaaggggttaagactccacctgcccattaagaagacacgggtttgatccctggtccgggaagagcccatgtgctgcggggcaactaaaccGCTCACCAGAACGACTAAGCCTGCTTTCtagagcccacacgctgcaactgctGGAGCCCACGAGCCCACGAGCCCacgagcccgtgctccgcaataagagaagccactgcaatgagaagtccgtgTGTTGCAatgagagagcagcccctgcctgccacaactggagaaaagttcacgggcagcaatggagacccagtgttgcccaaaaataaataaataaaaataaataaatttaaaatctgcttattaaaaaaaaatgacactatTCAGTATGGCAAACAACCTGCTTTCTAGCaagttaaatttatataaaaccaCTGATACCAACTCAcatactccaatactttagccacctgatgcgaagagccaactcattggaaaagaccctgacggtgggacagattgagggcaggaggagaagggaatgacagaggatgagatggttggatggcatcactgactcaatggacatgagtctgagcaaactctgggagatggtgaaggacaggaaagcctggcatgctgaagtccatggggtctcaaagagtcagacacagcttagcgactgaacaacaccaacccACAACAGGGATGCAGAGCTGGTCTTGATTCTCTTCAGGTAAATAGGAAGCCGCTGTTACAAACTGTTATAGATCATCAAGGATGGCCTATGCGTCCCTGGCCCACACCACCAATCCAACACATGTGCTGTCGTGACCTGAAACCAACGCACACATGCGCAGCCTTCACTGGCAAGCCTGGGCTCCTATGTTTCTGTATACCAATGTGCTTTGACAAAGACCAAAAACAGGGTACCCGTGCTTTCCAGCAAGTCCACACCCTGCAGGAAGCAGAGGGTCAGAAGCTGTTCTAGGCTTGGGGCCCAAAGCCTCAGGCCCTAGAGATAAGCTCTCACCTCGTGCCTTACAGGCAAGAACATAAAACTTCCGTTTTGGGGACCCAGAGATTCTAAGCTCACCCAAGAATGTCCACCACCATCTTAAATGACAGTAAGAAGAAACGGAGACAGTTAACGACTGCTCAGAGTCCTGCAGCCACACAAGTCAGGGAGCCCCAGCGCTGCCTGCAGATGTTCACGGTGGAGCCACATGTGCCTGCAGCCCCATGAAATTAACCTGCCTAAGGGAATTCCTCCAAAAGGTCATCTGCACACGTACAGCCACAGAAACCATGCAGGCTCTCTGCAACTACCTCTACAAGCACAGTGGGTTCTTAGAGcttagcaacaacagcaaaaaaaattcCGTCTTGCTGATGTATCAATGACAGTACCTTTCTTCATTCACATATAACCCAGCTCCAGAGCTGTCTCTGACCTTCATGTATAAAATGCGGTAAGTCTTCAAAGATTTTaatacagaattaccatatgaaccagcaatctCACCCCTAGACATAcacctaaaagaaatgaaaaccggGATTCAAACAGATGCAGgcacccaatgttcatggcagcattattcaaaatagtaaaaagacagaaataaccCAAAAATCTATTGCCAGATGGACACGTAAATAACAGGCCATCCATACACACAGGGGACTGTTACTCAGCCATGAAGAGATTGGCATGAGCTACAAACTGAACTTAACCTTGGAATCCTGAACAAAGTAAGTAGTACACTAAGGACAATCCTGCACAATCCCACTTATATGAGGTCCCCGGAGCAGCAGACTCACAGAGGCAGACAGACTTGTGCGTGTCAGAggctgaggggaggggaagggagggggagttAAGTGTTTAGGGGGACATGGTTTCTGTctgggaacattaaaaaaaatttggaaatagatggtgatgataatggttatacaacactgtaaatgtaGTTAACGCCACTgcactgtacacttgaaaatagTTAACATGGCAAGTTTATGTCATATATGgtgggatgacatcaccaactcaatggagatgagtttgggtaaactctgggagttggtgatggacagggaggcctggcaccctgcagtccatggggttgcaaagagtcagatgcaactgagcgcctgaactgaattgatgtcatatttattctaaaatgttttttgaaaaatgataatGTAACAAACGAAAGCCACTGAATCAGACACTTATAATAGGTAAACTGTATGTTAGGTGAACTACACATCCTAGTAAAGCTGAAAATAACTTCTAAAAAGGATCCTTGTATTCACATTGAAGAAACAAAAGTACTGACAACCTGCTTTGTAACAGTCTTACCAGCAGCCCACAGCCATCTACCTCTACCCCTGGTTTAACCTTCAACCAAAATGCCCCCACTCCCAAGACAGGGAGAGGAGTGAGTATGAAATGAAGTACACGCACAAACTTTCACTCAAGGAGAAAAACATTTTGATACAGAAAAACACAACCCCTACTCCACACACTAAGCCAGAGACGTCTCGATACGGCTATCACTTTTCTTACAGGCTGGAATGTCCAAGAGTTCAAGATTGCACAAAGGTTAAAAATCAGTAAAGCGCATGGTCGTCAGGAGAACAGGAAAGTGCTAGGAGAGGTCAGGAGCAGTAGAGAAGGAAAGCCAGGCACACAGGCCCATGGAGAGGGGGCAGTAAGGAGACAAGCGTGGTCAGCACTCTGCACACGAAGGCTGTGGCCAAGGCAGGACTCACCCACAGGC
Coding sequences within it:
- the ZNF750 gene encoding zinc finger protein 750, with translation MSLLKERKPKKPHYIPRPPGKPFKYKCFQCPFTCNEKSHLFNHMKYGLCKNSITLVSEQDRVPKCSKPNSSDPKQTNQPDPVVKPTSSKPVPSGLSHLDAKLQHGLAKDDIKENLDLPTRGPHRCLGQKPTPHKEAAPPSPAPEAAVGTQPVLEGAVRPSAFVPVGEHRLKGQELTETPEALALTHAPAKAASFHTKSAFHTPGYPWRAGSPFLTPEFPHKIPSTKGFGAASPYVHPSITEYPPHFYTEHGLATIYSPYLLAGNSPECDSSLLSVYGAQDQRHFLPHPGPIPKHLNPAPSTYDHYRFFQHYHSSLPIPYGFYRPESAFSSYGLRLPPVAGISRDQSSHLLEEAALGYQALSPSKLNSSNSHKKHTELEKESPTPEAKEPSKDGQRDTEGTKMSPRAGSAATGSPGRPSPTNFTQTSQPCAGLCGLPDGPASGAPGRILPPEQGLAAFKPIKKNTEHPHSQAPDSRVVSPKSLEALSTDAPTQLVSLEAAPSSPEDGSRAAPLNLSTKPEAEPAAACSPAHGGFVEPQDAPLNLSVKDPCNALTSRPSMCSPPRGAEPATAPTPSPTQQREPASSGDGPDPSSVEAPVPSPTGKAQDIRAADSDEQKQTAAVALCQLAAYSPGNVEPAAHEPTCQPDAPTPRALESQEAQCDLRPKGQKRTSPREAGKGQQGSKKAKPSDTARVFTLRKRTRVS